The stretch of DNA TTGTTGGATTTAACCGCCCCAAAAAGCTCTCGATGAATTGCCGCATCGGGATAGCCTAAAGACTGCGCGGTGTTGAGAATGTCTTCGCTCAAGCTAGGAGGCGTGCATAAATAAACATGAGTTCCTAAAGGTTGTTCTTTAAGTATTTGCTTGGGGTCGAGGCGATTATTTAAGTGACTGAAATAAAATTTTATCTGCGAACTGTATCGCTCTTGTAAAAATTCATAAAAAGCGCATTCGGTAGGCGATTCAGCAGCGTAGTGTAATTCAAAAGGAATTTGCAATCTATTTAAAGTAGCCAGTATGGAAAGAAAAGGAGTAATACCAATGCCGCCAGCAATTAAAAGATGTTTTCTCGCCAAACTTGCCAAAGCAAAGGAGTTTTTGGGCATTCCTAGCTTTAATTCCGTTCCTACAGAGATTTGATGTAAATATTCAGAACCGCCGCGAGAGTTTTCCGTCAACAGTACCGCAATTTCATAAACGTCTGTTTTATAGGGAGAACTACACAAAGAATAGGAATTACGTTTAGTTTTCTGCTCTACAGGAATTGCTACCGCCACATGACTTCCTGGGGAAAATGCCGCCAGCTGGTTCTCATTAGCACTAACCAAACGCAAGCTTTTAATTCTGGGAGTTAGCTGTTTTATCTCGACGACTCTAACGGTTTGCTCGTTCATCAAAAAACCTCTACAACTTCGGGCAATTCTCCTGGATTTTCAGCATCGGCACAGATACCGAGATAGGCATTTTTTAAGCGCGAAAAATGCTCTTGAACTTCTAGCTTTATGCCACAACTAGAGCAGGTAGTAATATTAGTGCGAACTTGAGGATTAATAGTCTGACAGTTAGAACAGTAAATATTTCTAGCTTTACTGCCCACTACTTCTGAACTAATTTCCTCCTCAGACAGCCCAAAACTGCGGGCAAAACCTCTGAGTTGCCAAACAAACTGTTCCGAACCGATCGCATAAAACCTCATGCCCATGTAGGCGCGATCGAAAATTTCGGTCAATCTAACTTTTAATTTTTCTACCGAATCAAACTGTTCTATATCTAAATCTCGTTTATTTTCCGTTACTCCTACCTGCAAAATTTGGAGATTTTGAGGATGGCGATCGAGTTCATCCAGTCTGATATAGAGTGTCTTCATTGCTTCTTCGTTCTCCACACAAATTAGATGCCGAGAACCAGAATTAAACTGAAGTTTGGTCGGTTGGGGAACGCTACGCATGGGATGTTATTTGCTGATAGATACGAACGTGAATGGGAGTTAATTTGTCGCCGTTAATCGAACTAAGATCGTCGGCACAGGAAGAAGTAGCACAAAGCAAATCGCAGCTAGCTCTTAAGACAACGCAGTCTCCAGGTTGCGATTGCGATGGTTCGGCTTTAATTACTCCTTTAGAGTCAACACTGGTGTTATAGAAAAAATTCACTGCTGCCCAGCCTTTCCTTGCTGCAATTCCGTAGGGTTTGAGTACCCGATCGAAATTTTCGCTACAGCTTGGATGCTGGAAATAGCCCAAATCTTCGTAATAGCGACTGGTACAGGCGAGGAAAAAGCTATCGTGGTAGCCACAAGTATCCATAACTATCTCTGCCAAGGGCTGCATCTTCTGAGAGTAAAAAAAGCTATGTGTGCCGACTTTAGGAACTGTAGTTTGATTGAGCGTTCGAGTTACGGCATTGTCTACTTCTTCTTCTAAATATGAAGCGTTAAAAGCCAACCAGTCGGAACATTGAGAGCCATTGACATCGATAATTTGAATGTATTGGTTTTCTCTAACCGAATAGGCGATCGCCTTACCAGGCGGAATGCGATATTCGGCAATCGTTTCCCCCAAAGCTGATGGTAGATCGGTATATTGTTCTCGCTCGATCGTAGTTTTCATAATTCATCCCTCGGTGCTGCTGTATAACCTTTTTTATGCCGAATTAAGACATTTTGAACTACTAGAAAGCTTATGAGTTAAGCGTTTGACTTTTGACTTTTGACTTTTAACTTTTACTTGAGGTTACTAAAGTTTGGCGATCTGATTCTTGTTTAGCTATGTCGGCTAATAATTCTTCGGCTAACTGTTTTTTGGCTGTGGCATCCATTTTTTTGATTTCGTTGTGCAAAACTCGCTCGTTTACTGACTGATTCCAATAGTCGAGAGCTTCATAACCGTCGAATAAAGCAAACTTACCGACAAATTGGCGTAAAACTTCGTTGGTAGGACCCATGACCCAGCCAGCTTTTCCATCTCGCAAATATCGTTCGATTCCCAATTCTTTTTTATAGCCAGTTCCGCCACAGGCATGAAGCATTTTATCCGTAACTCGCGCCACATTCTTTGCCGCCGTAAATTTAATTTGCCAATACCAATGTAAATATGCAGAACGAGGGTTGATAGTAGCATCATTATGGAGAGTCCAATCGCAATTATTGGTTAAGTCATCCATGAGCTTTGCCATTGAAAAGACAAAACTGCGAGACGCATTAGTATCCATAACTGCTTCGCCAAAGTAGTCTTGAATCGTAGGATAGTCAGCCACCCGCATTCCTACGTCTACGTGCTTCTTCTTCGTCGTGTGACGTTTGGCAAGATCCATCGCCCCCAAAGAAATGCCGTTCCAACAGGCTGAAGAACAAAGGAGGAAAAAAGGATCGACGATTTCATCGTTGGCGATCGCGCCTTCTCCTGCATCGCCTATCATTCTTTCTGGAGGAATAGTGACATTATCTACCAGTAAAGTTCCCGACTGATTGCCCCGCAAACCCAAAGCATCCCATTTTTTGGGTTCGGCTTGTACTTCGTCTTCGTAAACTAAAAAACAAGACAAGTCGGAGTAATCTCCGTCGAAATTGGGACTGGTAGTTTGAACTACATACCAGTCCGCAAAACCAGCAGAAGTAGTCCAGGAAGCTTTTTTTAATACTTCCCATCCTTCAGTTACTTTTTCTGCCTTAGAAGAAAAAGGATACCAGAAGTGCGAACCCGTCTGTGGATCGGAAAAAGAAAGCGTTCCAATAAACACATCCGAGTCCAAACGCTGGAGAACTTTTTGCAGTTCCAAATTTTCCTCGGCACGAAATAATGCTGTCGCTACTGCTGCTATGTGCATCGTGTAACACATTGCCGTACTCGGACAACCATAACGGGCGATCGTTTCGACTACCATCGCGGCACAGGTATGGTTCTCTGCCAAACCGCCCCATTTTTTGGGAACTATTAATCCGAGCAAACCCAAACTAGCTAGAGCTTCAAAATTCTCGCGGGGATAAATTAAATCTACATCCGATTCAATAGCGTTGGGACGCAAAGTAGTGGCGCAGAGATCGATTAACTCCGCCTGTAATTTTTGTTGTGCTGGCGTTAAAACCCACTGCGGGTCTAAATCGTAACTCAGTCCCCAGAATTTCTCTCTATTCCATGTTTTGGTGCTGGATATATACATAATTTATATATACTTCTTGAAGTTCAGAGTGGTTTTGAGGCTGTGATAACTCTTTTATGAACTTAAGATAAAGGTAATTTCAATCTGCAAAAGTATAACTA from Myxosarcina sp. GI1 encodes:
- a CDS encoding dimethylamine monooxygenase subunit DmmA family protein, whose protein sequence is MRSVPQPTKLQFNSGSRHLICVENEEAMKTLYIRLDELDRHPQNLQILQVGVTENKRDLDIEQFDSVEKLKVRLTEIFDRAYMGMRFYAIGSEQFVWQLRGFARSFGLSEEEISSEVVGSKARNIYCSNCQTINPQVRTNITTCSSCGIKLEVQEHFSRLKNAYLGICADAENPGELPEVVEVF
- a CDS encoding DUF1989 domain-containing protein, whose protein sequence is MKTTIEREQYTDLPSALGETIAEYRIPPGKAIAYSVRENQYIQIIDVNGSQCSDWLAFNASYLEEEVDNAVTRTLNQTTVPKVGTHSFFYSQKMQPLAEIVMDTCGYHDSFFLACTSRYYEDLGYFQHPSCSENFDRVLKPYGIAARKGWAAVNFFYNTSVDSKGVIKAEPSQSQPGDCVVLRASCDLLCATSSCADDLSSINGDKLTPIHVRIYQQITSHA
- a CDS encoding PDR/VanB family oxidoreductase; the encoded protein is MNEQTVRVVEIKQLTPRIKSLRLVSANENQLAAFSPGSHVAVAIPVEQKTKRNSYSLCSSPYKTDVYEIAVLLTENSRGGSEYLHQISVGTELKLGMPKNSFALASLARKHLLIAGGIGITPFLSILATLNRLQIPFELHYAAESPTECAFYEFLQERYSSQIKFYFSHLNNRLDPKQILKEQPLGTHVYLCTPPSLSEDILNTAQSLGYPDAAIHRELFGAVKSNKTKPFTAVLAQSETEIKVPKDKTLLEALEAANIPANYSCRAGGCGACEVKVLAGEIKHLDSYYSPEERAEQDRILACISRAKSKQLVIDI
- a CDS encoding acyl-CoA dehydrogenase family protein codes for the protein MYISSTKTWNREKFWGLSYDLDPQWVLTPAQQKLQAELIDLCATTLRPNAIESDVDLIYPRENFEALASLGLLGLIVPKKWGGLAENHTCAAMVVETIARYGCPSTAMCYTMHIAAVATALFRAEENLELQKVLQRLDSDVFIGTLSFSDPQTGSHFWYPFSSKAEKVTEGWEVLKKASWTTSAGFADWYVVQTTSPNFDGDYSDLSCFLVYEDEVQAEPKKWDALGLRGNQSGTLLVDNVTIPPERMIGDAGEGAIANDEIVDPFFLLCSSACWNGISLGAMDLAKRHTTKKKHVDVGMRVADYPTIQDYFGEAVMDTNASRSFVFSMAKLMDDLTNNCDWTLHNDATINPRSAYLHWYWQIKFTAAKNVARVTDKMLHACGGTGYKKELGIERYLRDGKAGWVMGPTNEVLRQFVGKFALFDGYEALDYWNQSVNERVLHNEIKKMDATAKKQLAEELLADIAKQESDRQTLVTSSKS